The sequence below is a genomic window from Humulus lupulus chromosome 3, drHumLupu1.1, whole genome shotgun sequence.
CAATTGGAAAGTATGGTTAATAACCAAACACAATGAAATTTTCCTAGTAATACTATAGTGAACCCACCCAAAGGAGCAATGGAATGCATTCTCCTTGAGGTGCGGTAATGAGTTGGAAGAGCCAGTTGAGAAATCTAGTCTTCCATTGAAAATGATGTTTGAAGAAGAGGGAAAGGTGGAAGAAAAGGTTATTGAGAACCTTGAGAAGAAGCAGTCACAAATAAGTATTGATCATCATATCAAgatcccatatcctcagaggcagCAAAAGAACAAGCTTGACAAGTAGTTTTCCATGTTTTTCGAAAGCTTCACATCAACATTCCTTTCGttgaggcacttgaacaaatgccgagttatgtgaagtttatgaaggaaattttgtcaaagaaaaggaaactGGAAGAATATGAGAtagtggcacttactgaggacTGCAGCGCAATACTCCAAAAGaagctacctcccaagcttaaagattcAGGTAGTTTCATCATTCCTTATACCATAGGGAATGTGGTTTTTGAGAAGGCACTATGTGATTTAGGGGTAAGTGTGAATCTGATGCCTCTAGCTATCTATAGAAAATTGAAATTGGGAGAAGCTTGCCCTACTACCATGTCCCTACAAATGGCAGACCATTCAATTAAATATCCTTGTGGAGTGATAAATGATGTATTGGTGAAAGTAGACAAATTCATCTTTCCAGCAgactttattattcttgatatagAGGAAGATAAAAATATTATGATTATTCTTGGGAGACCATTTTAGTTACTAGAATGGCactaattgatgtacaaaaaggggAATTGAAGCTGTGCATGCAACAAAACGAGGTCACTTTTAATGTTTTTGCTgcaattgaaattccaacttgttgtagagtggATGTGATAACAGTAGGTAGTAGCAAGGGGGAAGTTATCATGAGAAAGGTCATTGCTCAAAATGGTAGTCGAACAGTGCGTGACCATGTGAAAATGTTCTTTAGTGGGAAAACTTGAATGTTACATGAGCGATGGAAAGCTCCAAAAATTTGCAACAACAAAAGACAGGCTCCCACCTATGACACTATGGCTCTTTGGATTCGAGGGGTGGACTTGAAGATGAACTCAACGTCTGGTTAAATGACGTTAACAACAGAGCACTTGGGAGGCATCCcaatctttttattgttttgttattttgtctAAGTTTGGACAAATTTTCTatgtttagttttaatttttatgttgtttgaattttttttagaattttagaATTTAATTTGTCATTTTCAAACCGTGGAAATCGTGAAaacttgaaagaaaaaaatatataagcaGGTACCGATTTTGAGCCACGACACCCACTATTAGAGTCGCAACCCTTGTTGTTGAGTCTAATTTTGTGTTGTGTCTAGGTCGTGTTTTAGGTAGGTTTTATTAAGCTTTTTAATTATTTAGCGCGATAT
It includes:
- the LOC133824508 gene encoding uncharacterized protein LOC133824508, which translates into the protein MMFEEEGKVEEKVIENLEKKQSQISIDHHIKIPYPQRQQKNKLDKKLEEYEIVALTEDCSAILQKKLPPKLKDSGSFIIPYTIGNVVFEKALCDLGVSVNLMPLAIYRKLKLGEACPTTMSLQMADHSIKYPCGVINDVLVKVDKFIFPADFIILDIEEDKNIMIILGRPF